A genomic region of Sideroxydans sp. CL21 contains the following coding sequences:
- the hscB gene encoding Fe-S protein assembly co-chaperone HscB produces MDILNSDFQQDFFQLFNLPAVFKIDSAALERSFLGLQAQVHPDKFAHLSDAERRLSMQWATRVNEGYQTLRNPLNRARYLLLQHGVDTQEESNTAMPVDFLMQQMEWREALEAAKQAKDTSALDELEQRMQHQVRILQQQLSIDIDDTRDYAAASGIVRKLKFLEKLAEEIGSAFDELDS; encoded by the coding sequence ATGGATATCCTTAACTCGGATTTTCAGCAGGACTTCTTCCAGCTCTTCAACCTTCCAGCAGTATTCAAAATCGATAGCGCCGCGCTGGAGCGGAGTTTCCTTGGGCTGCAGGCGCAAGTCCATCCGGACAAATTCGCCCATCTCTCCGATGCGGAGCGCCGCCTTTCCATGCAGTGGGCGACGCGCGTGAATGAAGGGTACCAGACTCTGCGCAATCCTCTGAATCGCGCTCGCTACCTGTTGCTGCAGCATGGGGTGGATACGCAGGAAGAAAGCAATACCGCGATGCCTGTCGATTTTTTGATGCAGCAGATGGAATGGCGCGAAGCGCTGGAAGCCGCGAAACAGGCGAAAGACACCTCGGCGCTGGATGAACTGGAACAGCGCATGCAACATCAAGTGCGGATTTTGCAACAACAACTCAGCATTGATATCGACGACACTCGCGATTACGCGGCCGCTTCCGGTATAGTGCGCAAGCTCAAATTTCTTGAGAAACTGGCGGAAGAAATCGGCTCCGCATTCGACGAATTAGATTCTTAA
- a CDS encoding cytochrome b/b6 domain-containing protein, translating into MKQYSKRSAFIHWLIFLLVIAALYLGHNLDESKNTAQKLSMFPVHFLIGDLVLLLVLLRIYFRKKDGEPAPANANPLLNKIAAGTHVLLNLSLIAVAVSGVATAATSGVIEALKKGDPNLIPDFDKVDAKEFHELFIGLMLLLVAFHVVAALYHQFVVKDNLLRRIMVRRF; encoded by the coding sequence ATGAAGCAATACAGCAAACGCAGTGCCTTCATCCATTGGCTGATCTTTCTGCTTGTGATAGCAGCCCTCTATCTCGGCCATAATCTGGATGAAAGCAAGAACACCGCGCAGAAACTTTCAATGTTTCCGGTGCATTTCCTGATCGGCGATCTGGTTTTGCTGCTTGTCCTGCTGCGCATCTATTTCAGGAAAAAGGACGGCGAACCCGCTCCGGCCAACGCCAATCCTTTGTTGAACAAGATCGCTGCGGGAACCCACGTGCTGCTGAACCTTTCGCTCATTGCCGTTGCGGTCTCAGGTGTTGCAACAGCCGCGACCTCCGGGGTGATCGAAGCGCTGAAGAAGGGCGACCCCAATCTGATTCCGGACTTCGACAAGGTCGATGCCAAGGAATTCCACGAGCTGTTCATCGGCCTCATGCTGTTGCTGGTTGCATTCCATGTCGTCGCGGCGCTGTATCACCAGTTCGTCGTGAAAGACAATCTGCTGCGCCGCATCATGGTCAGGCGCTTCTAG
- the iscA gene encoding iron-sulfur cluster assembly protein IscA, protein MTISLTESAAQHVQNFLAKRGKGVGLRLGVRTSGCSGMAYKLEFADAVDSEDLQFVSNGVTVLVDQHSLPYIDGMELDYTREGLNEGFKFNNPNVKDACGCGESFKV, encoded by the coding sequence ATGACGATCTCGTTGACAGAAAGTGCGGCACAACATGTGCAAAATTTCCTGGCCAAGCGCGGCAAAGGCGTAGGCCTGCGCCTTGGCGTGCGTACCAGCGGTTGCTCCGGCATGGCTTACAAGCTGGAGTTCGCCGACGCGGTTGATAGTGAAGACCTGCAATTCGTCAGCAACGGTGTGACGGTACTGGTGGATCAGCACAGTCTGCCTTACATCGACGGCATGGAGCTGGATTACACCCGTGAGGGATTGAACGAGGGTTTCAAGTTCAACAATCCGAATGTCAAGGATGCTTGCGGTTGCGGGGAAAGTTTCAAGGTTTGA
- a CDS encoding disulfide bond formation protein B, with translation MLKIWDAISRRWLYLIGALVVAILFCSALYLQYVLRQDPCPLCMVQRVIFIAIGALFFIAALLNSGPIGSRIYSVLIALFALGGVAVASRHIWIQHLPKDQVPACGPGLDFMLKHFPMSEVWQELMHGSGECAAKGWTFLTLGIPEWSLVWFVLLGIFSILVGWKKR, from the coding sequence ATGCTGAAAATCTGGGACGCCATATCCAGGCGCTGGCTGTATCTGATCGGCGCACTGGTCGTGGCCATCCTGTTTTGTTCGGCGCTTTACCTGCAATATGTGCTGCGCCAGGATCCATGCCCGTTGTGCATGGTGCAGCGGGTAATCTTCATTGCCATCGGTGCGCTTTTCTTCATCGCCGCCCTGCTCAACTCGGGGCCGATCGGCAGCCGGATCTATTCGGTCCTCATAGCTCTCTTTGCCCTGGGAGGCGTGGCAGTCGCTTCGCGGCATATCTGGATACAGCATCTGCCCAAAGACCAGGTACCAGCGTGCGGGCCTGGTCTCGATTTCATGCTGAAGCACTTCCCGATGTCCGAAGTATGGCAGGAGCTGATGCACGGCTCGGGCGAATGTGCCGCAAAGGGATGGACATTCCTGACCCTCGGTATTCCGGAGTGGTCGCTGGTCTGGTTCGTGTTGCTGGGGATATTCTCTATTCTGGTCGGCTGGAAAAAACGCTGA
- the fdx gene encoding ISC system 2Fe-2S type ferredoxin translates to MTQIIVLPHVELCPKGALFEAEPGISICDALLAHNIEIEHACEKSCACTTCHVIVREGFKSLVEATDQEEDLLDKAWGLEANSRLSCQALVGKQDLVVEIPKYTINMAKEGHSK, encoded by the coding sequence ATGACACAGATCATTGTCTTGCCGCATGTGGAGTTGTGCCCCAAGGGCGCGTTGTTCGAGGCCGAACCCGGCATATCCATCTGCGATGCATTGCTGGCGCACAATATCGAGATCGAACACGCCTGCGAAAAGTCCTGCGCCTGCACCACCTGTCACGTTATTGTGCGCGAAGGATTCAAAAGTCTGGTAGAAGCAACGGACCAGGAAGAAGATCTGCTGGACAAGGCATGGGGGCTGGAAGCCAATTCGAGACTGAGTTGCCAGGCCCTGGTCGGCAAGCAGGATCTGGTGGTCGAGATACCCAAGTACACCATAAACATGGCGAAGGAGGGACACTCCAAATGA
- a CDS encoding DUF2798 domain-containing protein, which yields MKIPARYSNLLFGGMLSIIMVTIISGTVTLINQGYDPQFFARWFRGFITAWPVAFPSVLVVAPFVRRVVARITA from the coding sequence ATGAAAATACCGGCGCGCTACAGCAATCTGCTTTTCGGGGGCATGCTCTCCATCATCATGGTCACCATCATTTCGGGCACGGTGACACTCATCAATCAGGGGTATGACCCGCAATTTTTTGCGCGCTGGTTCAGGGGGTTCATCACAGCGTGGCCTGTCGCCTTTCCTTCCGTGCTGGTGGTCGCGCCGTTCGTGCGACGCGTGGTGGCGAGAATCACCGCCTGA
- the iscU gene encoding Fe-S cluster assembly scaffold IscU, producing the protein MAYSNKVLDHYENPRNVGTLDKEDEYVGTGMVGAPACGDVMKLQIKVGKDGIIEDAKFKTYGCGSAIASSSLVTEWVKGKTVDQALGIKNTHIAEELALPPVKIHCSILAEDAIKAAVADYKAKHGATVETAACNGNK; encoded by the coding sequence ATGGCTTACAGCAATAAGGTATTGGATCACTACGAAAATCCACGCAATGTTGGCACGCTGGATAAAGAGGACGAGTATGTGGGTACCGGCATGGTCGGCGCGCCTGCATGCGGCGATGTGATGAAGTTGCAGATCAAAGTGGGCAAGGACGGCATTATCGAAGATGCCAAGTTCAAGACATACGGTTGCGGCTCGGCTATCGCTTCCAGTTCGCTGGTCACCGAATGGGTGAAGGGCAAGACAGTGGATCAGGCATTGGGGATCAAGAACACGCACATCGCCGAAGAATTGGCGTTGCCGCCGGTGAAGATACACTGCTCCATTCTGGCTGAAGATGCGATCAAGGCGGCCGTTGCGGATTACAAGGCCAAACATGGCGCGACGGTGGAGACCGCGGCTTGTAACGGCAATAAATAA
- a CDS encoding inositol monophosphatase family protein, whose protein sequence is MHPMLNIAVKAAIRAGKLIYRAGDNLDHLTVTKKSHADYVSEVDRAAERIIIEALHDAYPSHAILAEESGAQGQSEYVWIIDPLDGTTNFLHGVPQYAVSIGLQHNGVLTQAVIYDPTKNDLFTATRGRGAFLNDKRLRVSKRKEMADSLICTGFPYSNMQHMDAYLGVFKDVMQKSAGLRRPGAASLDLAWTAAGRYDGFFETGLKPWDMAAGCLLITEAGGMVSDLQGTDGFLQSGHVCAGNPFIHPQLLEIIAPHLTPGLKA, encoded by the coding sequence ATGCACCCCATGCTCAACATCGCGGTGAAGGCCGCTATTCGCGCAGGCAAATTGATCTACCGTGCCGGCGATAATCTCGACCACCTCACCGTGACCAAAAAATCCCATGCGGATTACGTCAGCGAAGTGGATCGCGCCGCCGAGCGCATCATCATCGAAGCCCTGCATGACGCCTATCCGAGCCACGCAATTCTAGCAGAAGAGAGCGGCGCCCAAGGCCAGTCGGAATACGTCTGGATCATCGACCCTCTCGACGGTACGACCAATTTCCTGCACGGCGTTCCGCAATATGCCGTCTCCATCGGACTGCAGCACAACGGCGTGCTGACCCAGGCTGTCATCTACGACCCGACCAAAAACGACCTGTTCACCGCCACGCGCGGCCGCGGCGCCTTCCTCAACGACAAGCGTTTGCGCGTGAGCAAGCGCAAGGAAATGGCCGACAGCCTGATCTGCACCGGCTTCCCCTATTCGAATATGCAGCATATGGACGCCTACCTCGGCGTCTTCAAAGACGTCATGCAGAAGAGTGCCGGACTGCGCCGGCCCGGTGCAGCCTCGCTGGACCTGGCATGGACAGCAGCAGGCCGTTATGACGGTTTCTTCGAGACAGGTCTCAAACCCTGGGACATGGCCGCCGGATGCCTGCTGATTACCGAAGCGGGCGGCATGGTCAGCGACCTGCAAGGAACGGATGGCTTCCTCCAGAGCGGCCATGTATGCGCGGGCAATCCCTTCATCCACCCGCAATTGCTCGAGATCATTGCGCCGCACCTGACCCCGGGACTCAAAGCCTGA
- a CDS encoding IscS subfamily cysteine desulfurase — MTLHLPIYMDYSATTPVDPRVAAAMIPYLTEKFGNPASRSHSFGWVADEAVERARDQVAALVNADPKEIVWTSGATESNNLALKGAANFYADKGKHIVTVQTEHKAVLDTVRELERQGFTATYLDPEPNGLIDLEKLKAALRPDTVIVSVMYVNNEIGVIQDIAAIGEICRERGILFHVDAAQATGKVVIDLQKLKVDLMSFSAHKTYGPKGIGALYVRRKPRVRLEAQMHGGGHERGFRSGTLATHQIVGMGEAFHIAKMEMATENERVRMLRDRLWKGLSGMEEVYLNGDMEQRVPHNLNVSFNFVEGESLIMAVKDIAVSSGSACTSASLEPSYVLRALGRNDELAHSSIRFTVGRFTTVEEVDFAVKLLQEKIAKLRDLSPLWEMFKDGVDLNSVQWAAH; from the coding sequence ATGACGTTGCACCTGCCTATCTACATGGATTATTCCGCAACCACGCCGGTCGATCCGCGCGTTGCAGCGGCGATGATTCCGTACCTGACCGAGAAATTCGGCAACCCAGCTTCGCGTTCGCATTCGTTTGGATGGGTCGCGGACGAGGCGGTGGAACGGGCACGCGACCAGGTCGCGGCTCTGGTCAACGCCGATCCGAAGGAGATCGTGTGGACGTCGGGTGCAACTGAATCCAACAATCTTGCGCTGAAGGGTGCGGCGAATTTCTACGCCGACAAGGGCAAGCACATCGTTACAGTTCAGACTGAACACAAGGCTGTGCTCGATACGGTGCGTGAACTGGAGCGTCAGGGTTTTACGGCCACTTACCTCGATCCGGAACCGAACGGTCTGATCGATCTGGAGAAGCTCAAGGCGGCATTGCGCCCCGACACCGTCATCGTTTCGGTGATGTATGTGAACAACGAGATCGGTGTGATACAGGATATCGCGGCTATCGGCGAAATATGCCGCGAGCGCGGCATTCTGTTCCATGTTGATGCGGCGCAGGCGACCGGCAAGGTGGTGATCGATCTGCAAAAGCTCAAGGTCGACCTGATGAGCTTCTCGGCACACAAGACCTACGGCCCGAAAGGCATCGGTGCGCTTTATGTGCGCCGCAAGCCCCGCGTTCGTCTGGAAGCCCAGATGCACGGCGGCGGGCATGAACGCGGTTTTCGCTCGGGCACGCTGGCGACACACCAGATCGTCGGCATGGGCGAGGCATTCCATATCGCCAAAATGGAGATGGCGACCGAGAACGAGCGCGTGCGCATGCTGCGCGACCGCTTGTGGAAAGGCCTGTCCGGCATGGAAGAGGTTTACCTCAACGGCGACATGGAACAGCGTGTGCCGCACAATCTGAATGTGAGCTTCAACTTCGTCGAAGGCGAATCGCTCATCATGGCGGTGAAAGACATCGCGGTTTCCAGCGGCTCGGCTTGTACTTCCGCCAGCCTGGAGCCATCATATGTATTGCGCGCCTTGGGACGCAACGACGAACTGGCGCACAGCTCCATTCGTTTCACTGTGGGGAGATTCACCACTGTAGAAGAGGTGGATTTTGCAGTGAAACTATTGCAGGAAAAGATTGCCAAACTTCGCGACCTCTCTCCTTTGTGGGAGATGTTCAAAGACGGAGTGGATTTGAATTCAGTGCAATGGGCCGCACATTAA
- a CDS encoding SirB2 family protein — protein sequence MLKHIHITCVALSYSLFFLRGIWMLRDSSLLHRRWVKIAPHMVDTLLLASAIALAWQLGISPLSSPWLGAKIIALLFYIVIGAFALKYGKSKRIRLLAWLAAQLAFFYIVGVAVTHNPAPWHAL from the coding sequence ATGCTCAAACACATCCACATCACATGTGTGGCACTCAGTTACTCGCTGTTTTTTCTGCGCGGAATATGGATGTTGCGCGACTCTTCCTTGCTGCACCGGCGATGGGTCAAGATCGCACCGCATATGGTCGACACCTTGCTGCTGGCAAGCGCTATTGCACTTGCGTGGCAGCTCGGCATTTCGCCGCTCTCCAGCCCGTGGCTGGGTGCCAAGATCATCGCCCTGCTGTTTTATATCGTCATCGGTGCGTTTGCGCTGAAATACGGCAAATCGAAGCGCATCCGGCTCCTTGCCTGGCTGGCGGCACAACTGGCGTTCTTTTACATCGTGGGCGTGGCCGTGACGCACAACCCGGCACCCTGGCATGCTCTATAG
- a CDS encoding RNA methyltransferase, protein MLSHTTHPGNIGAAARAMKTMGLQHLYLINPRYFPDPQASAMAAGADDILLNAVVCKSIDEALQGVVFTVAMTARLRDISIAVKTPREAMPEVLLQAATHPVALLFGTEMSGLTNEEMGKAQLGVNIPAHPDFSSLNIAAAVQVVAYELSVAAESYRLVLPEIEPATHERVEGLYAHLEKTLFEIGFFTTQNPARLMQRLRRLYSRTRLEDEEINILRGMLTVATEYNARLKKRYAEEHPDVQEH, encoded by the coding sequence GTGCTCAGTCACACCACCCATCCCGGCAACATCGGTGCAGCTGCACGGGCGATGAAAACGATGGGGCTGCAACATCTGTATCTCATCAATCCGCGTTATTTCCCCGATCCGCAGGCGTCTGCAATGGCAGCTGGGGCGGACGACATCCTGCTGAATGCCGTGGTGTGCAAATCGATCGACGAGGCATTGCAGGGCGTGGTGTTCACCGTGGCGATGACGGCGCGCCTGCGCGATATCTCCATCGCGGTGAAAACGCCGCGTGAGGCGATGCCGGAAGTGTTGCTGCAGGCCGCGACGCACCCTGTGGCCTTGTTGTTTGGCACCGAGATGTCCGGCCTGACCAACGAGGAGATGGGTAAAGCACAGCTGGGGGTGAACATTCCGGCGCATCCCGACTTTTCTTCGCTCAACATCGCCGCTGCGGTACAGGTGGTCGCTTATGAACTGAGTGTGGCGGCGGAAAGCTACAGGCTGGTCTTGCCCGAGATCGAACCTGCCACGCATGAGCGGGTCGAAGGTTTATATGCCCATCTGGAAAAGACGCTGTTCGAGATCGGTTTCTTCACCACGCAGAACCCGGCGCGGCTGATGCAGCGCCTGCGCCGCCTGTACTCGCGTACCCGCTTGGAGGATGAGGAGATCAACATTCTGCGCGGTATGCTGACTGTGGCAACCGAGTACAATGCCCGTCTGAAAAAACGTTATGCGGAAGAGCATCCGGATGTTCAAGAACATTAG
- the iscX gene encoding Fe-S cluster assembly protein IscX — MKWIDVRDIAIALAEKHPDIDPSKVRFVDLHNFVVDLEGFDDDHSRGGEKVLEAIQTAWMDEAE; from the coding sequence ATGAAATGGATAGACGTGCGCGACATAGCGATCGCACTGGCTGAGAAACATCCGGATATCGACCCGAGCAAGGTCCGCTTTGTTGACCTGCATAACTTTGTCGTCGACCTCGAAGGGTTCGATGACGACCACAGCCGCGGCGGCGAGAAGGTGCTCGAAGCCATTCAGACTGCGTGGATGGACGAGGCGGAATGA
- the cysE gene encoding serine O-acetyltransferase: MFKNIREDISSVFDRDPAARTTFEVITCYPGLHARIFHRLTNTLWHANFKWLARFISHIARGFTGIEIHPGATIGRRFFIDHGMGVVIGETAEIGDDVTMYHGVTLGGTSWKEGKRHPTLGNGVVIGAGAKILGPIHIGDGAKIGSNAVVVKDVPAGATAAGIPARILDEEKKIPSGFNAYGVGNDKDDPLSKAIHGLLGHSVTVDQRIEFILQQLEKMGVRVEEERATADKFDPKHLNKIVD; this comes from the coding sequence ATGTTCAAGAACATTAGAGAAGACATCTCCAGCGTATTCGACCGCGATCCGGCGGCGCGCACCACCTTTGAGGTGATCACCTGCTACCCCGGCTTGCACGCGCGCATCTTCCATCGCTTAACCAACACGCTGTGGCACGCCAATTTCAAGTGGCTGGCACGTTTTATTTCGCATATTGCACGCGGATTTACCGGCATCGAGATCCATCCGGGCGCGACTATCGGGCGGCGATTCTTCATCGACCACGGAATGGGTGTGGTTATCGGGGAAACTGCAGAGATTGGCGACGATGTCACTATGTATCATGGTGTTACGCTGGGCGGAACGTCGTGGAAAGAGGGCAAGCGCCATCCGACCTTGGGCAACGGCGTGGTGATCGGGGCGGGTGCGAAGATTCTGGGCCCTATCCATATTGGCGACGGCGCGAAAATCGGGTCCAACGCAGTGGTAGTTAAAGATGTGCCGGCAGGTGCCACAGCGGCAGGGATTCCTGCGCGAATTCTGGATGAAGAAAAGAAAATTCCCTCTGGATTCAATGCATACGGTGTTGGGAATGACAAAGACGATCCACTTTCCAAAGCCATCCACGGCCTGTTGGGGCATAGCGTCACGGTTGATCAGCGCATAGAATTTATTCTGCAGCAGTTGGAAAAGATGGGTGTGCGTGTAGAAGAAGAGCGGGCGACCGCCGATAAGTTCGATCCAAAACATTTGAATAAAATTGTTGATTAA
- a CDS encoding Fe-S cluster assembly transcription factor has product MRLTTKGRFAVTAMVDLAMRGGKGPVTLAGISERQKISLSYLEQLFGKLRRNNVVASVRGPGGGYCLARPANKISMVDIITAVDEALDATNCGTKGNCDNGKPCLTHDLWFGLNESIHEYLGKINLQQLVDGQSKAGASDSSPIMMPKSETSSRVTA; this is encoded by the coding sequence ATGAGACTCACAACCAAAGGACGGTTTGCGGTAACAGCAATGGTTGATCTGGCAATGCGTGGCGGCAAAGGTCCTGTGACATTGGCAGGCATCAGCGAGCGGCAGAAGATATCGCTCTCTTATCTGGAGCAATTGTTTGGCAAGCTGCGCAGGAATAATGTGGTGGCCAGTGTGCGCGGCCCGGGCGGCGGCTATTGTCTGGCACGTCCGGCGAACAAGATTTCCATGGTCGATATCATCACTGCCGTAGATGAGGCGCTGGATGCCACAAATTGCGGAACGAAAGGTAATTGCGATAACGGCAAACCTTGTCTGACACATGATTTGTGGTTCGGCCTGAACGAGTCGATCCACGAATATCTGGGCAAGATCAATCTGCAGCAACTGGTGGATGGACAGAGCAAAGCCGGTGCTTCGGATTCGTCTCCCATCATGATGCCGAAAAGCGAAACCTCATCGCGTGTGACCGCGTAA
- the hscA gene encoding Fe-S protein assembly chaperone HscA — MALLQIAEPGLSAAPHEHRLAVGIDLGTTNSLVATVRNGISTVLNDIEGCALLPSVVRYATDGSVQVGHAAQAVQSEDPQNTIVSVKRFMGRGLKDVGEVGNLPYRFVDAPGMLQLRTIAGAKSPVEVSAEILKVLRERAELSLGGELVGAVITVPAYFDDAQRQATKDAARLAGLNVLRLLNEPTAAAIAYGLDNAAEGVYAVFDLGGGTFDISILRLSKGVFEVLSTNGDSALGGDDFDHRIYCWMLENGGISALSAHDTRLLLTNARTAKEQLTEYPQAKITAILGGGDLVDLTLKREAFYEMTQNLVARTLQATRRALRDAKLKVEDIKGVVMVGGSTRMPQVQHAVGEFFGQAPLNNLDPDKVVALGAAIQANVLAGNRSADEWLLLDVIPLSLGIETMGGLVEKIIPRNSTIPNARAQEFTTYRDGQTAMSIHVVQGERELVSDCRSLAKFELRGIPPMVAGSARIRVTFQVDADGLLSVSAREMASGTEASIVVKPSYGLSDEEISRMLQDSTRHARDDMVVRALRELQTEAAQLLDAVGNALQQDGDALLDEVSQARIRNSMDALRAVLEGDNQQTIKRAVEALNLASTEFAQLRMDKSVKHALAGHKLSELED; from the coding sequence ATGGCACTGTTGCAGATTGCAGAACCCGGCCTTAGCGCCGCTCCCCACGAACACCGGCTGGCGGTCGGTATCGACCTCGGCACGACCAATTCCCTGGTGGCAACAGTACGCAACGGTATCAGTACCGTGCTCAACGACATCGAAGGTTGTGCATTGCTGCCCTCGGTAGTGCGTTACGCAACTGACGGCAGCGTTCAGGTCGGCCATGCGGCGCAGGCCGTGCAGAGTGAAGACCCGCAAAACACGATCGTTTCGGTGAAGCGCTTCATGGGGCGCGGCCTGAAAGATGTGGGTGAGGTCGGCAACCTGCCTTATCGCTTTGTCGATGCGCCCGGCATGCTGCAATTGCGCACAATTGCCGGTGCGAAGAGCCCGGTAGAAGTCTCGGCCGAGATACTCAAGGTATTGCGTGAGCGCGCGGAACTTTCACTGGGCGGAGAACTGGTTGGTGCCGTGATCACCGTGCCTGCCTACTTTGACGATGCGCAGCGCCAAGCCACCAAGGATGCCGCCAGGCTGGCCGGACTCAACGTGCTGCGCCTCCTGAACGAACCCACCGCCGCAGCCATCGCCTACGGCCTGGATAACGCTGCCGAAGGCGTGTATGCGGTGTTTGACCTGGGCGGCGGCACCTTTGATATTTCCATCCTGAGGCTTTCCAAAGGCGTGTTCGAAGTGCTGTCCACCAATGGTGATTCGGCGTTGGGCGGCGACGACTTCGACCATCGCATCTACTGCTGGATGCTGGAAAACGGCGGCATATCTGCACTGAGTGCGCATGACACGCGTCTTTTGCTCACGAATGCGCGCACTGCCAAGGAGCAACTTACCGAGTATCCGCAGGCGAAGATCACCGCGATATTGGGCGGTGGCGACCTCGTGGATCTGACGCTCAAGCGCGAGGCATTCTACGAGATGACGCAGAACCTCGTTGCCCGCACCCTGCAGGCGACACGCCGCGCTTTGCGCGATGCCAAACTGAAAGTCGAGGACATCAAGGGTGTCGTCATGGTGGGCGGCTCCACCCGTATGCCGCAGGTGCAGCATGCGGTGGGCGAATTCTTTGGGCAGGCACCGCTGAACAATCTGGATCCGGACAAAGTCGTGGCTTTGGGTGCCGCCATACAGGCGAATGTGCTGGCCGGCAACCGCAGTGCGGACGAGTGGCTGTTGCTGGACGTGATCCCGCTCAGTCTGGGCATCGAGACCATGGGCGGGCTGGTGGAGAAGATCATCCCGCGCAATAGCACGATACCCAATGCGCGTGCGCAGGAATTCACGACCTACAGGGATGGCCAGACCGCGATGAGCATCCATGTGGTGCAGGGTGAACGCGAGCTGGTGAGCGATTGCCGTTCTCTGGCGAAATTCGAGCTGCGCGGCATCCCGCCCATGGTGGCCGGTTCCGCGCGCATCCGTGTCACTTTCCAGGTGGATGCCGACGGCCTGCTCAGTGTCTCAGCGCGGGAGATGGCCAGCGGAACTGAAGCAAGTATCGTGGTGAAACCCTCTTATGGCTTGAGCGACGAGGAAATATCCCGCATGCTGCAGGACTCAACCCGGCATGCGCGCGATGACATGGTGGTCCGCGCATTGCGCGAATTGCAGACCGAGGCGGCTCAATTACTGGATGCTGTGGGAAATGCCCTGCAACAGGATGGCGACGCGCTGCTGGATGAAGTCTCTCAGGCGCGTATCCGCAACAGCATGGATGCATTGCGTGCGGTGCTTGAGGGAGACAATCAGCAGACTATCAAACGTGCTGTAGAGGCATTGAACCTGGCTTCGACCGAATTCGCGCAACTCCGTATGGATAAAAGCGTAAAACATGCCCTGGCCGGGCACAAACTATCGGAGTTGGAGGACTGA